From a single Oreochromis niloticus isolate F11D_XX linkage group LG3, O_niloticus_UMD_NMBU, whole genome shotgun sequence genomic region:
- the LOC109196570 gene encoding uncharacterized protein LOC109196570: MYGREAVFPSEVPAQVPISNIILPDDKRYSDYVQSESEAQHAVKETAQENIAKSQDKQKVAYAKRVLKKYKNVVYNVGDQILLLNMRKRGRKGGRLEPDFSGPYTIDDISGKCVRLKNAEGNTLKSLYSIDHIKPYRTSHPVQVSTPTEPVESSPSSEMQPCSPQHHPEALQNNRPSVIQFAPKIAQVKSVQAPEELVPVTPQKPSTQEKVKWLWAAKDTGRVEAVVGPYKLYDSSFRTLEDSGWLSDEVIDGYLHCLIRKQKEPVYQLSCVVATSLFSGKFKCVTKMLFPAEDIWLCPLNFGAHWILVVVKISSRSVLLLDPLGNEGCYERKIMHNWSKMLATF; encoded by the exons ATGTATGGAAGAGAGGCAGTATTTCCATCAGAAGTGCCTGCTCAAGTGCCG ATTTCCAACATCATTCTGCCAGATGACAAAAGGTACAGTGACTATGTACagtctgaaagtgaagcacaacaTGCAGTTAAAGAAACTGCGCAAGAAAACATTGCGAAGTCACAAGACAAGCAAAAGGTTGCATACGCCAAGCGGGTcctgaaaaagtacaaaaatgttGTGTACAATGTAGGGGATCAAATTCTGCTTCTAAATATGAGGAAACGTGGGCGAAAAGGAGGAAGACTTGAACCGGATTTTTCAGGTCCCTACACAATTGATGACATCAGTGGAAAATGTGTTAGACTGAAAAACGCTGAGGGAAATACTTTAAAAAGTCTATACAGTATTGACCACATTAAACCTTATAGAACAAGCCACCCTGTCCAAGTCTCAACTCCAACTGAACCTGTTGAGAGTAGCCCATCTTCTGAGATGCAGCCTTGCAGTCCTCAGCATCATCCTGAAGCGCTGCAAAATAACAGACCCTCTGTCATACAGTTTGCACCAAAAATAGCTCAGGTAAAATCAGTCCAAGCACCAGAAGAGCTTGTACCAGTGACCCCCCAGAAACCCAGCACGCAAGAAAAAG tgaaGTGGCTTTGGGCTGCAAAAGACACCGGGCGTGTGGAGGCAGTCGTTGGGCCATACAAATTGTATGACTCTTCTTTTCGCACACTGGAGGACAGTGGGTGGCTTTCTGATGAG GTCATTGATGGATACCTGCACTGCCTCATTAGGAAACAAAAG GAACCCGTGTATCAGTTGTCTTGCGTTGTTGCAACCTCTCTGTTTTCTGGGAAGTTTAAATGTGTCACCAAG aTGTTGTTTCCGGCTGAGGACATTTGGTTGTGCCCACTGAACTTCGGTGCACACTGGATCCTTGTG gtTGTCAAAATCTCCTCACGATCTGTACTGCTGTTAGACCCTCTTGGAAATGAAGGTTGTTATGAAAGGAAAATTATGCATAACTGGAG CAAAATGCTggctacattttaa
- the LOC109201334 gene encoding zinc finger MYM-type protein 1 isoform X1, with product MTTVSLIRSHTFWSIYLLISASIMPRKERLRKEKERDLQQAAQGSSSLLSWMKAKENEDESQSQQGSSSMPSTSIAEEGDIETDEAATNAATGSVRPTDTDVVLSEDHNEEEQIDHIMSKLAALQYPTDPTHIHTFKIKRNDRYVSMCCNVGPCQPDIPYPKTEGRSFQKQWFSANVWLEYSPTANSMHCFSCRLFLSDEKYKSRTAWTTDGIRKWSTALEKIKQHSSAEMHMTSMVRWINFQKKALQSAFDVSDVKGVEVRERERQTNKEILTRLIDLTVYLARQGQAFRGHDESESSDNRGNFRELVNVFSCYDSVLKMHLEKIATVKATKTRPQVSLLSNRSQNDIIAALGTYIRKEIQREIKEAEMYSILLDETSDVSHKEQVSFVVRYFHHMQIKERFIEVCNVDTTTGQELENTVFLLLQKNGLEMKNMYGQGYDGAANMSGMYKGLQARIRAHNEKALYVHCKAHCLNLVLVEASKSSKHFVTFFNLVEKLYAFCSGSPKRHAALVKFQESLFPGQRVMELQQLSDTRWACREKALKALQRNLKAILMLLDDISDSDPPNLAQGDAQMYRNAINFMFILCMEITTPVFEVTALASDSLQEEGLDHSTAYKVIDGVLHTLQTMRSEEKFGEIFRCASEKAESFNIPVPTVVPGQERKRKVPVRFQHSTTVSQVGAQFESVEAYFRSGVYFTFLDIMTGELNRRFKGDNTGSPTARIIQSFQPLTVHANWVGPPNPEAIEAVHILCEFYGEDEDQLKTELKVFHSSFSSKDLREIFLILRENNGQLIFPAFVKMIQIYATLPVTTATVERSFSKLKIIKNKLRSLCGEERLSDLLLLAIEKDVEINYNEVINIYKDMAPRRMLL from the exons ATGACCACAGTCAGTCTTATTCGTTCTCATACATTTTGGTCTATTTATTTACTAATTTCAGCAAGCATAATGCCTAGGAAAGAGAGGCtgagaaaggagaaagaaagggatCTACAACAGGCAGCCCAGGGAAGCAGTTCTCTGCTCTCCTGGatgaaagcaaaggaaaatgaAGATGAAAG TCAGTCACAGCAGGGAAGCAGCTCTATGCCATCTACCAGCATAGCAGAAGAGGGAGATATAGAAACAGATGAAGCCGCGACCAATGCAGCAACAGGTTCAGTTAGGCCTACAGACACTGATGTAGTGCTCTCTGAAGACCACAATGAGGAAGAACAGATCGATCACATAATGTCAAAGTTAGCAGCTTTACAATACCCAACAGATCCAACACACATccatacatttaaaataaagcgCAATGACAGATACGTTTCAATGTGCTGCAATGTGGGCCCATGTCAGCCTGATATACCTTACCCAAAAACTGAGGGTAGATCATTCCAGAAACAGTggttttctgctaatgtgtggcTGGAATACTCACCCACTGCTAATTCAATGCATTGTTTTAGTTGTCGGCTTTTCCTCTCggatgaaaaatataaaagcagAACAGCCTGGACAACTGATGGCATCAGAAAGTGGAGTACTGCTCTtgaaaaaatcaaacaacacTCCAGCGCAGAGATGCACATGACAAGCATGGTTAGATGGATCAATTTCCAGAAAAAGGCCCTTCAGTCTGCATTTGATGTTTCAGACGTAAAAGGGGTGGAAGTtagagagcgagagaggcagACAAACAAAGAAATCCTGACAAGATTAATTGACCTAACAGTGTATCTTGCACGTCAGGGACAAGCATTCCGAGGTCATGATGAGAGTGAGTCCAGTGATAACCGTGGCAATTTTCGTGAATTAGTCAATGTATTTTCCTGCTACGATAGTGTGCTGAAAATGCATTTGGAAAAAATTGCCACAGTTAAAGCCACCAAGACAAGGCCCCAGGTGTCACTGCTTTCCAACAGAAGTCAAAATGACATCATTGCAGCACTAGGAACTTACATCAGGAAGGAGATACAACGTGAAATAAAAGAGGCTGAAATGTATTCCATTCTACTTGATGAAACCTCTGATGTTTCACACAAAGAGCAAGTGTCATTTGTTGTGCGATATTTTCATCATATGCAAATAAAGGAGAGATTCATCGAAGTGTGCAATGTTGATACAACTACAGGCCAGGAGCTGGAGAATACAGTGTTCTTGCTTCTGCAAAAGAATGGCCTAGAGATGAAGAACATGTATGGTCAAGGCTATGATGGAGCAGCCAACATGAGTGGCATGTATAAAGGTCTCCAAGCTAGAATCCGTGCACACAATGAGAAGGCCCTCTATGTGCACTGCAAAGCCCATTGCCTCAATTTGGTACTAGTGGAGGCATCAAAGTCCAGCAAgcattttgtgacatttttcaaCTTGGTGGAGAAATTGTATGCCTTTTGCTCAGGCTCCCCAAAGCGTCATGCTGCCTTGGTCAAATTTCAGGAGTCTCTCTTTCCTGGACAACGTGTTATGGagctccagcagctgtcagataCTCGATGGGCTTGCAGGGAAAAAGCACTGAAGGCACTTCAGAGAAATTTGAAAGCCATTTTGATGCTCCTTGATGACATCAGTGACAGTGACCCACCTAACCTGGCCCAAGGTGATGCTCAGATGTACAGAAATGCCATTAATTTTATGTTCATTCTCTGCATGGAAATCACCACACCAGTATTCGAAGTCACTGCTTTGGCATCAGATTCTCTGCAGGAAGAAGGGTTGGACCATTCCACTGCCTACAAGGTAATTGATGGTGTGCTTCACACATTGCAAACCATGAGGTCTGAGGAGAAATTTGGAGAGATATTTAGATGTGCATCAGAGAAGGCAGAGAGTTTCAACATTCCAGTACCTACCGTGGTGCCTGGTCAGGAGAGAAAGCGGAAAGTTCCAGTGCGTTTCCAACACAGCACCACAGTGTCTCAAGTAGGTGCTCAGTTTGAGTCAGTGGAGGCATATTTCAGGAGTGGTGTATATTTCACCTTTCTGGACATCATGACTGGGGAACTGAACAGGAGGTTCAAAGGGGACAATACTGGAAGCCCAACGGCCAGAATCATTCAGTCCTTCCAGCCCTTAACTGTGCATGCTAACTGGGTAGGCCCACCAAACCCAGAAGCCATTGAAGCTGTCCACATCCTCTGTGAATTCTATGGAGAAGATGAGGACCAGCTCAAAACAGAATTAAAGGTCTTCCACTCCAGCTTTAGTTCAAAAGACCTCCGAGAAATATTTCTGATACTGAGGGAAAACAATGGCCAGCTGATCTTTCCTGCCTTTGTCAAAATGATTCAGATCTACGCAACACTACCAGTGACAACTGCGACAGTTGAAAGATCCTTTTCAAagctaaaaataatcaaaaataaacTAAGAAGTTTGTGTGGAGAAGAAAGGTTGTCTGATCTCCTCTTGTTGGCCATTGAGAAAGATGTGGAGATCAATTACAACGAGGTCATCAACATCTACAAAGACATGGCACCAAGAAGGATGCTTCTTTAG
- the LOC106097319 gene encoding heat shock 70 kDa protein 12A-like codes for MDNSYIIAIDFGTAYSGYAFSLTKREAETEPRLKYWGQQVSLRTPKTPTCILFDEHEAFLNFGYEAQSVYFRTRGDEAREKFFFECFKMSLYGKKLNSDVTIEAANGRSMKALKVFTEALRYLKEDALKFISENAGGKQFIASDFTWVVTVPAIWDPSAKQFMREAATQAGIITTGKENKLVIALEPEAASVWCKKLPADGFKTENNSEVTFEQASGTQYIVVDCGGGTIDITVHEVLEGGALKELHKASGNDFGGQTVDKKFKEFLREIFSDSLWDAYQKEHPGELQKMMYDISVLKENDDDVEISCPYNLGEMAKEKQKMEKFFESVRGVSWNQGAIRISKEKVRSFFAESLNGITKSLREILKKGFTIKYILLLGGYAQSLILRQHIINQFGDQCKVLCPSHPQEAIMKGAVMFGRNPALVASRISAFTYGVSLSDRFDESKHRADKKYTNKEGEWCDGIFCVLVKDNEEVGWDKTSEHSFTPVERDQTAVIFAFYRTERKIQGLMYVDEWGVEKIGSIILESPDTARGMNREIKLQIKFGATEMTATAIDVDSGSTVKTELDFMAKSMRSIRNNVWQK; via the exons ATGGATAACTCATACATCATAGCGATAGACTTTGGCACTGCGTACAGTGGATATGCTTTCAGTCTGACAAAAAGAGAAGCAGAAACTGAACCTCGTTTAAAATATTGGGGTCAACAGGTTTCACTGAGGACCCCAAAGACTCCGACCTGCATCCTTTTTGATGAGCATGAAGCATTTCTCAACTTTGGTTATGAAGCCCAGTCAGTTTATTTTAGAACACGCGGTGATGAAGCCAGAGAGAAATTCTTCTTTGAATGCTTCAAGATGTCCCTCTATGGCAAA AAGCTTAATAGTGATGTGACAATTGAAGCTGCAAATGGAAGGTCAATGAAGGCACTGAAGGTGTTCACAGAAGCTCTGAGATATCTGAAGGAGGACGCTCTGAAATTCATCTCAGAAAATGCTGGTGGGAAGCAGTTCATAGCCTCTGACTTCACCTGGGTGGTGACTGTTCCTGCCATCTGGGATCCTTCAGCAAAACAGTTCATGAGAGAAGCTGCGACACAG GCAGGAATTATTACCACAGGGAAGGAAAACAAACTGGTCATTGCACTGGAACCAGAAGCAGCCTCAGTCTGGTGTAAGAAGCTGCCAGCTGATGgttttaaaacagaaaataacagtGAGGTCACATTCGAACAGGCTTCAGGAACACAATACATTGTGGTGGACTGTGGAG GTGGAACCATTGACATCACTGTTCATGAAGTCCTGGAGGGAGGAGCCCTGAAGGAGCTGCACAAGGCCTCAGGAAATGATTTTGGGGGACAAACTGTGGATAAAAAATTCAAAGAGTTCCTCCGAGAAATCTTCAGTGATAGTTTGTGGGATGCATATCAAAAAGAGCATCCAGGAGAGCTGCAGAAGATGATGTATGATATCTCAGTTTTAAAAGAGAATGATGACGATGTGGAGATCAGCTGCCCATATAACCTGGGTGAAATggcaaaagaaaagcagaaaatggaaaAGTTTTTTGAATCAGTGAGAGGTGTTTCCTGGAATCAAGGAGCCATCAGAATCTCAAAAGAGAAAGTACGATCTTTCTTTGCTGAGAGTCTGAATGGCATCACCAAGAGTCTCAGAGAAATCCTGAAGAAAGGTTTCACCATTAAGTACATTCTGTTATTGGGGGGCTACGCTCAAAGCCTGATTCTGCGTCAGCATATTATCAATCAGTTTGGTGATCAGTGTAAAGTTCTGTGTCCTTCTCATCCTCAAGAAGCAATCATGAAGGGAGCTGTGATGTTTGGAAGAAACCCAGCATTGGTGGCATCTCGAATAAGTGCCTTTACTTACGGGGTTTCTTTGTCTGATAGGTTTGATGAGTCCAAGCATAGAGCAGACAAGaaatacacaaacaaagagGGCGAGTGGTGTGATGGTATTTTCTGTGTATTGGTGAAGGACAATGAGGAAGTGGGCTGGGATAAAACCAGTGAGCACAGCTTCACTCCAGTAGAAAGAGATCAGACAGCAGTTATCTTTGCATTTTATcgcacagagagaaaaatccAAGGTCTAATGTATGTGGATGAGTGGGGAGTAGAGAAAATTGGTTCAATTATTCTTGAGTCACCTGACACAGCACGCGGCATGAATCGTGAAATCAAACTACAAATCAAGTTTGGTGCCACAGAAATGACGGCCACAGCCATAGATGTAGATTCAGGTTCAACCGTTAAAACTGAGCTCGACTTCATGGCTAAATCAATGAGATCAATCAGAAACAATGTGTGGCAGAAGTGA
- the LOC109201334 gene encoding zinc finger MYM-type protein 1 isoform X2: MPRKERLRKEKERDLQQAAQGSSSLLSWMKAKENEDESQSQQGSSSMPSTSIAEEGDIETDEAATNAATGSVRPTDTDVVLSEDHNEEEQIDHIMSKLAALQYPTDPTHIHTFKIKRNDRYVSMCCNVGPCQPDIPYPKTEGRSFQKQWFSANVWLEYSPTANSMHCFSCRLFLSDEKYKSRTAWTTDGIRKWSTALEKIKQHSSAEMHMTSMVRWINFQKKALQSAFDVSDVKGVEVRERERQTNKEILTRLIDLTVYLARQGQAFRGHDESESSDNRGNFRELVNVFSCYDSVLKMHLEKIATVKATKTRPQVSLLSNRSQNDIIAALGTYIRKEIQREIKEAEMYSILLDETSDVSHKEQVSFVVRYFHHMQIKERFIEVCNVDTTTGQELENTVFLLLQKNGLEMKNMYGQGYDGAANMSGMYKGLQARIRAHNEKALYVHCKAHCLNLVLVEASKSSKHFVTFFNLVEKLYAFCSGSPKRHAALVKFQESLFPGQRVMELQQLSDTRWACREKALKALQRNLKAILMLLDDISDSDPPNLAQGDAQMYRNAINFMFILCMEITTPVFEVTALASDSLQEEGLDHSTAYKVIDGVLHTLQTMRSEEKFGEIFRCASEKAESFNIPVPTVVPGQERKRKVPVRFQHSTTVSQVGAQFESVEAYFRSGVYFTFLDIMTGELNRRFKGDNTGSPTARIIQSFQPLTVHANWVGPPNPEAIEAVHILCEFYGEDEDQLKTELKVFHSSFSSKDLREIFLILRENNGQLIFPAFVKMIQIYATLPVTTATVERSFSKLKIIKNKLRSLCGEERLSDLLLLAIEKDVEINYNEVINIYKDMAPRRMLL; encoded by the exons ATGCCTAGGAAAGAGAGGCtgagaaaggagaaagaaagggatCTACAACAGGCAGCCCAGGGAAGCAGTTCTCTGCTCTCCTGGatgaaagcaaaggaaaatgaAGATGAAAG TCAGTCACAGCAGGGAAGCAGCTCTATGCCATCTACCAGCATAGCAGAAGAGGGAGATATAGAAACAGATGAAGCCGCGACCAATGCAGCAACAGGTTCAGTTAGGCCTACAGACACTGATGTAGTGCTCTCTGAAGACCACAATGAGGAAGAACAGATCGATCACATAATGTCAAAGTTAGCAGCTTTACAATACCCAACAGATCCAACACACATccatacatttaaaataaagcgCAATGACAGATACGTTTCAATGTGCTGCAATGTGGGCCCATGTCAGCCTGATATACCTTACCCAAAAACTGAGGGTAGATCATTCCAGAAACAGTggttttctgctaatgtgtggcTGGAATACTCACCCACTGCTAATTCAATGCATTGTTTTAGTTGTCGGCTTTTCCTCTCggatgaaaaatataaaagcagAACAGCCTGGACAACTGATGGCATCAGAAAGTGGAGTACTGCTCTtgaaaaaatcaaacaacacTCCAGCGCAGAGATGCACATGACAAGCATGGTTAGATGGATCAATTTCCAGAAAAAGGCCCTTCAGTCTGCATTTGATGTTTCAGACGTAAAAGGGGTGGAAGTtagagagcgagagaggcagACAAACAAAGAAATCCTGACAAGATTAATTGACCTAACAGTGTATCTTGCACGTCAGGGACAAGCATTCCGAGGTCATGATGAGAGTGAGTCCAGTGATAACCGTGGCAATTTTCGTGAATTAGTCAATGTATTTTCCTGCTACGATAGTGTGCTGAAAATGCATTTGGAAAAAATTGCCACAGTTAAAGCCACCAAGACAAGGCCCCAGGTGTCACTGCTTTCCAACAGAAGTCAAAATGACATCATTGCAGCACTAGGAACTTACATCAGGAAGGAGATACAACGTGAAATAAAAGAGGCTGAAATGTATTCCATTCTACTTGATGAAACCTCTGATGTTTCACACAAAGAGCAAGTGTCATTTGTTGTGCGATATTTTCATCATATGCAAATAAAGGAGAGATTCATCGAAGTGTGCAATGTTGATACAACTACAGGCCAGGAGCTGGAGAATACAGTGTTCTTGCTTCTGCAAAAGAATGGCCTAGAGATGAAGAACATGTATGGTCAAGGCTATGATGGAGCAGCCAACATGAGTGGCATGTATAAAGGTCTCCAAGCTAGAATCCGTGCACACAATGAGAAGGCCCTCTATGTGCACTGCAAAGCCCATTGCCTCAATTTGGTACTAGTGGAGGCATCAAAGTCCAGCAAgcattttgtgacatttttcaaCTTGGTGGAGAAATTGTATGCCTTTTGCTCAGGCTCCCCAAAGCGTCATGCTGCCTTGGTCAAATTTCAGGAGTCTCTCTTTCCTGGACAACGTGTTATGGagctccagcagctgtcagataCTCGATGGGCTTGCAGGGAAAAAGCACTGAAGGCACTTCAGAGAAATTTGAAAGCCATTTTGATGCTCCTTGATGACATCAGTGACAGTGACCCACCTAACCTGGCCCAAGGTGATGCTCAGATGTACAGAAATGCCATTAATTTTATGTTCATTCTCTGCATGGAAATCACCACACCAGTATTCGAAGTCACTGCTTTGGCATCAGATTCTCTGCAGGAAGAAGGGTTGGACCATTCCACTGCCTACAAGGTAATTGATGGTGTGCTTCACACATTGCAAACCATGAGGTCTGAGGAGAAATTTGGAGAGATATTTAGATGTGCATCAGAGAAGGCAGAGAGTTTCAACATTCCAGTACCTACCGTGGTGCCTGGTCAGGAGAGAAAGCGGAAAGTTCCAGTGCGTTTCCAACACAGCACCACAGTGTCTCAAGTAGGTGCTCAGTTTGAGTCAGTGGAGGCATATTTCAGGAGTGGTGTATATTTCACCTTTCTGGACATCATGACTGGGGAACTGAACAGGAGGTTCAAAGGGGACAATACTGGAAGCCCAACGGCCAGAATCATTCAGTCCTTCCAGCCCTTAACTGTGCATGCTAACTGGGTAGGCCCACCAAACCCAGAAGCCATTGAAGCTGTCCACATCCTCTGTGAATTCTATGGAGAAGATGAGGACCAGCTCAAAACAGAATTAAAGGTCTTCCACTCCAGCTTTAGTTCAAAAGACCTCCGAGAAATATTTCTGATACTGAGGGAAAACAATGGCCAGCTGATCTTTCCTGCCTTTGTCAAAATGATTCAGATCTACGCAACACTACCAGTGACAACTGCGACAGTTGAAAGATCCTTTTCAAagctaaaaataatcaaaaataaacTAAGAAGTTTGTGTGGAGAAGAAAGGTTGTCTGATCTCCTCTTGTTGGCCATTGAGAAAGATGTGGAGATCAATTACAACGAGGTCATCAACATCTACAAAGACATGGCACCAAGAAGGATGCTTCTTTAG